In Methanofollis sp., the genomic window TCGGCCTCTTCGGCTTTACATTCCTCGTCCTCTTCCTCAACTTCGGTGTCTCCCTCCTCGCGGGCATGGTCACTCTCGGGCTCATGATCCTGCCGACGGTCATCAGGACGACAGAAGAGGCCCTGAAGACCGTCCCGATGGCGATACGGGAGGGGAGCCTCGCACTCGGCGCCACGCGCTGGCAGACGATCAGGCAGGTCGTCCTGCCCCCGGCCCTCCCCGGCATCCTCACCGGCACGATCCTCTCGATCGGGCGGGCCGCCGGCGAGACGGCGCCGATCCTCTTCACGGCGGTCGTCTTCTCGAAGCGCTTCCTGCCGACATCGGTCTTCGAACCGGTGATGGCCCTCCCGTATCACCTCTTCATCCTCACGACAAATGTCCCGGGCGCGGAGACGAACCAGTACGGCACCGCCCTCGTCCTCCTCATCCTCGTCGTCGGGATCTATGCCGCCGCTATCGCCCTGAGAAATCACTACCAGAAGAATGTCAGATGGTAACATGACAGAGACTGCAATCCTCTCGGCCAGAAACCTCAACCTCTACTACGGGGAGAGTCATGCCCTGAAGGAGATAACGATCGATATCGCGCCGAAGAGGGTGACCGCCCTCATCGGCCCCTCGGGGTGCGGGAAGTCCTCCCTCCTCCGATGTTTCAACCGGATGAACGACCTGGTCGAGAATGTCAGGATCGAGGGGGAGATCCTCTTCGCAGGTGAGGATATCACCTCTCCTCAGGCCGACGTCGTCGCGATCAGGAAGAGGATCGGGATGGTCTTCCAGAAACCGAACCCCTTCCCGAAGTCGATCTACGAGAATGTCGCATATGGCCCGAGGGTCCACGGCATCAGGGACGCGAAGGCCCTCGACGCGATCGTGGAGAAGAGCCTCCGCGACGCCGCCCTCTGGGAGGAGGTGAAGGACCGTCTCCACTCCTCGGCCATTGGCCTCTCCGGGGGGCAGCAGCAGCGCCTCTGCATCGCCCGCACCCTCGCGGTCGAGCCCGAGGTGATCCTGATGGACGAACCCTGCTCGGCCCTCGACCCGATCGCCACGGCAAAGATCGAGGCCCTGATCGAGGACCTGAAGACGCGCTACACGGTGATCATCGTCACGCACAGCATGCAGCAGGCGGCGCAGGCAAGCGACTACACCGGGTTTATGTACCTCGGCGAACTCGTGGAGTTCGGCGAGACGACCCAGATCTTCGAGGCCCCGAAGAACAGACTGACAGAGAACTATGTGACCGGCCGTTTCGGATAGGTGAAAGGATGAGCGAGAAGTTTCATGACGAACTGAAGGCCCTGAGAGGGGAGTTCATCGAATACGGACAGTTTTCAGCGGACATGCTGAAGGACGCCTTCAGGGCGCTGAAGGACGGGGACACGGACCTCGCGGACGCGGTCCTCCAGCGGAAAACCCACCTTGCAGAACTCTCCGACCACTTCGACGAGCGCCTGCTCACCCTCATCGCCCTGTACCAGCCGATGGCAAAGGACCTCAGGGTGATCGCCTGCACCCTCAAGATGAACGACGCCCTCTACCGCATCGGACGGTACGGGAAGGACATCGCCATGCTCGTCCCGGAGTTCGCCGCATCCGGCCACCTCGGGCGGATGCTCAACCTCCCGTACATGGCCGAGATGGTCTTCTCGATGGTCGACGACACCCTCCGCGCCTACGAACAGGGGGACATCGCCCCGCTCGCCACCTTCTCCGAGAGGGACGACTGCGTGGACGACCTCAGGTACTCGGTCTTCAGGGAGGGGGTCACCTACATGATGGAGGACCCGAAGAACATCGAGAGGTGCATGGACTATGTGATGGTGGCACGGTATCTCGAAAGGTGCGGTGACCACTGCTGCACGATGGCCGAGAAGATCCACTACATGGTGATGGGGAAGAGGATCGAGATCAGATGAGGGGAGGGGTCTGGAAATTTCTTTTCTGGAGTTCCTGCGGGTGGGGCCATCCAGATATTTTTCGCTCTTCGTCGGTCCTATCCAGAGCGAAAGAGCGGAGGCATAGTCTTCCGCAGAGAAGCCGCTGCCTTCCCCCCAATCGAGACCGGGGGCTCTTCGAAGGTCTTCGACCTTCTCGAACTCGCTATCGCTCGTTGCCCCCGGACCCCCATTTAGGATAGGACCGGGGAAGAGTGAACAATAGCATCCAGAGGAGGGAGAATGCCGTATCTCCGCCTATCCTGAGCGGGGGTCCGGGGGCGTAGTCCCCCGGCACAGGTCCTTCAGAACAAAATATCTACACACCCTCTTTTTCATAGAACCACCCTCGGCCTCTATTGTGGGAACACGGCAGATACATCCGTCATCTCCAGGAATCGGCGAATAAACCGACCCCGCACATGACGACCTCTCCAGATCCGATGCGATGCCTTTATCACGCTCCCGGCAGAGGAGTTGGTCGGAGGAAATGATATGCCGGAATTTGGCAACCCGTTTGCAGGCACCGCATACGGCCGGAAGCTGACCGATGCCGAACTCGTCCGCGCGATCCGCTTCATGGTCTCGGCGGAGTACGAGGCGGTCCAGCTCTACCAGCAGCTTGCAGAGTCCACGGACAACACACTCGCACAGGCGGTCCTCCTCGACATCGCCGGGGAGGAGATCGTCCATGCGGGAGAGTTTCTCCGTCTCCTGAAGGAACTCTCGCCCGAGGAGGAGGGATATTACGCAAAAGGGACAGAAGAGGTCGAGGAGATGATCGAGAAGATCAGGAAGTGACCGTCTCGTCTCCCTTTTTTCCTGTCGGGGTGTAGTGTTCGACCTCCCCGAAGACCTTCAATTTGCCGTCCTCAAGGACGGAGACCGCACCGTGGCCGCCGCAGATGATACAGCGCTTCCCCTGCGCGGCGAGGTCGCGGTCCACCGCGGCGGCAATGTCGAGGAGGGCGTGCCTCTCCTCTCTGGCCCTGCCCGAGTCCACGTTCACCGAGGTGACCAGAAAGTCGGCGAGGGAGTTGTAGACCCTCCTCTCCTCGGTGAGGCTGCCGAAGTTGATCACCGTGTCGCTCGTGAGGAGGATGCCCTCCTCGGGACAGAAGAGGTAGACCAGGCCGTGGACGTGGCCGCCGAGGCTCTCCAGCACCTCGAAGGTCCTGCCGCCGAAGGTGAACCGCTCAAGGACCGGGAAGATCCCCCGCACCTCGCCTGTCGGGCCGCCGAAGAGGGTG contains:
- the phoU gene encoding phosphate signaling complex protein PhoU — encoded protein: MSEKFHDELKALRGEFIEYGQFSADMLKDAFRALKDGDTDLADAVLQRKTHLAELSDHFDERLLTLIALYQPMAKDLRVIACTLKMNDALYRIGRYGKDIAMLVPEFAASGHLGRMLNLPYMAEMVFSMVDDTLRAYEQGDIAPLATFSERDDCVDDLRYSVFREGVTYMMEDPKNIERCMDYVMVARYLERCGDHCCTMAEKIHYMVMGKRIEIR
- the pstB gene encoding phosphate ABC transporter ATP-binding protein PstB, with the translated sequence MTETAILSARNLNLYYGESHALKEITIDIAPKRVTALIGPSGCGKSSLLRCFNRMNDLVENVRIEGEILFAGEDITSPQADVVAIRKRIGMVFQKPNPFPKSIYENVAYGPRVHGIRDAKALDAIVEKSLRDAALWEEVKDRLHSSAIGLSGGQQQRLCIARTLAVEPEVILMDEPCSALDPIATAKIEALIEDLKTRYTVIIVTHSMQQAAQASDYTGFMYLGELVEFGETTQIFEAPKNRLTENYVTGRFG
- a CDS encoding ferritin family protein; the protein is MPEFGNPFAGTAYGRKLTDAELVRAIRFMVSAEYEAVQLYQQLAESTDNTLAQAVLLDIAGEEIVHAGEFLRLLKELSPEEEGYYAKGTEEVEEMIEKIRK